The window gcgcgcgcgcacacacacacacacacacacacacacacacaaaatggtcCTTGTGGTGAGATTAATTTGTTTAAACATGGAAGGTTTATTAGACTATATAGCCTGTAATATAATTTAGTAAAAACATTTAGGGTAAAAGCATGTGTGCACATATTAGTTGGCATAAAAATGATTAAGGTAGGGAAAAATGCTTTGATTTTGACATCATGTTTGACAAATACTGTTATCCTATTTGAAGTTGTGGAGTTGACACTGTTGCAGTATCTATATCGGAAAAGTAGTCCCCAGGTTAGTTTTTATCATAGACTTGTTTCACCTCTGCGAAGGTGTTGTGGTGAAAGCTGTTCCCTGTGCAGGAAATATAATTTGGGAAAAAAGCATCAGATAGTGAAGCCATGCAAAATTATGCAATGATGAGAAAACTTCATTTGCATGTCAAAAatactgtttctttctttcctctcgCAATGCATCACATCTTGTTCCTCTATCTCAATGACTTTCCATCATCACTCGCTCGGTGCACATTCAGCTTGTCTGCCAGCAAGTTTGCAGCATGGAACAACTCAACTCCACTGTGGTCATATCTAACATCTCTTCCTCTCCTGGATATCCATCTCCTGCCTCCTGGGACTTTAGGAGTCTGGCCCCCGCAGTGGTGCTGTCCCTCTCTTTCCTGCTGGGAGTTCCTGGAAACATCGCTGTGATCATCCTCAGACCAAACTGGCAGCAGATGTCCAGATTAAGCCAGATTTTGATGCTGAATTTGGCCATATCAGACCTGATCTCCCTGCTCCCCCTGCCCCTGTGGATTTACACTTTATTGTGCAGTTGGACACTGGGACTTGTTCTCTGTAAGCTCCTAGCATATTTGGCATACTGCAGCCTATATAGTAGCCAAATGACAGTGACAGCGCTGAGTGTCCAGCGCTACCTGAAGGTGGTGTACCTGCAGAGGTACTTCCATCACGTAGGATTAAAGAAGCTGCTGGCTCTGCTCTGGCTGGCTGCAATGATCCTGTCCATCCATGCTTTGGTGCATCAACAGTTGACCCCAGACCAGAACTGGACACGCTGCAGGACTGGCTACTCTTCCCCGGCCCAGCAGGAGGCCGTGCTGCTGACACAGACCCTGATGggatttctttgctgttttgtcATGGCATTTTCATACATCGGCCTTCACAGAAAAGTGAACCAGGCAGCTTTCTTCAACAACCCACAGACCACCCGGCTGATCACAAGTATCATCGTGTCCTTTAATGTTTTGTGGATGCCAAATAATATCACAAGTGCGCTTGGTGTGGCTGCTATTTCCCTCAAAAACGAGGGCCTGTTGAAGTTTTATATGGACAGCAAGAACACTGCTGGAGCACTGGTATTTGTGAATAGCTGCCTGAATCCACTCCTTTATGCATTTGCATTTAGAAGCCAGTGCACTGTGTGCCAGAGAGGAGAACATTAGTACTGTTGAgtggtattaatcttctcatccaactctcAAAACAGGAATAAGTTTATTGCATTATAATTAGCTTCAGAGTTTTAGTAACCACGCCCTGATCAGATGGGTAAAGCCCTGAGTTGGAATCCATCATGGTGCAATCTGAGTGACTCGAATCTAATTATAATtagaaaagtaatttaaaatgcTGGATGTGATTTATAGGCATCATAACCTTTATTGCACTATTATGTATTCTTTGCATGACTGAACTGCACCTTTCCCCACGCTGCATGCAGTGCATTGACTAACAATGACATAATAAAActtataaaatttgtttttaggtaattttgttttttaatgcttaCAAACGAAAAAACACATCCATACACTGCCAGACTTTCAGCATGCACATACACTTAAAAATGATTCCTAatcagatgattttttttactttgtctgCCGAGGATCGGTATAAGCCCCCCTTATTATATATTGTGTGAGTTACAGATCATGAAAAAAGTCTTCCTTGCATGGGAGAGGGATGCTTTCATTGTTGAGAACTGGCCAGAAAAAACCCAGTCTGGGCCCAAAGGAGCAGCTGGGGGAAATACTGAGtcacaaacagaacaaacacaaactcttTCCCACAGCAAGTTCTGACCCTTTGGTtggactgttttgtttttttattaacagtGGCGTCTAGACAGAGTTCAGTACAAAAAGGGTTATGAGTTAACCCAGCCTGCTGTCGACACAGCCTGAGGAGAGAGGACGTAAATGATGGCGGTTCCTCGGCTTCTGAGGGTACGACCGGCAGAGATCCTCCAGAAGAAAAACCTCTtctcagccacacacacaggggaAGACCCCCCCCTGATCCTTCTGGTTCACCAAACATATCAAAGTGTCAGTTCCAGTCATGcggaaatgaatgaaaagaagCGCAAAAGGTGAAGGCTGGAGAGAGTGTAAAGAAAAGGAGAACATAGGGATGCAATGGTGAATGTAGCCAACTATAATGAGGCACATCAGTAGAACAACAAAGAGCTTTATTAAAAAACGGATCTGCACAGCGACTAAGCATATTCACAGAGGCCGTAAAGGAAattaagtaaaatatttaacaataacaaaagaatTCCCTGGAAGAATATTTGGAAGCACAAGGCTACTGTGGGGNNNNNNNNNNGGGGGGGGGGGACTGCTTCTCATGTACCGTTAAAGGTGCTGACACACCACGGAGCCCTTTGACCGTGGGTCCGAGTCGGGCTGACGGAGAGCCTCCGTCGCCCTAGTTTTTGCAGTGTGTCGCGCACCGAGAAGCCAAGAAGAAGACATCCTCACAATGACCAACAGAATATTGGAGCACAGTCACACAAAGAGTCAATTATGACCAGTTAGCGTGTACTCAAGTACTGTGCATAAAAACAAGGTAATTTTTTTACTtgattatttccattttatgtcaCTTCATATTTCTACTTCACTTCATTTAAGaagaaaatattgtacttttaacCCCATTGcaattatttgacaaatgttaatTTCTGGTtagttacatactgtacaaaagATATGatgataaaaacattatttagtgTTATAGATTAAACTACAGTGACAGTAAAGTAGTTAAAATTAGATCAACCTCGACCAACTACAAAAGTAAAATACTGCTTACTTATTGGTAACAGTTAAATTTAATaatcatatagcctactgtaagAGTCACAGGACAGGGACAGTTATCTGCATTTATCCTTTTGATACATTATTTTTGCTGATTACTTACATACTTCTGTCTTCCCGAGACGTAGACGAGAAGATTGATTCCACTCTCATGTGTAACAATCTGTACAGTAAATTTGAAGCTACAGCAGGgaggttagcttagcttagcacaaagactggaaatgggGCGATGAGCTAGCTACTGTAGCAGCAAAGATGACTAAAGGAAGTTAATGGCAAGAAATAGTCCAGCaacatgttgtttttacacttttattcTGTCACCTTCAGACAGAGGcgggctagctgtttccccgtttccagtctttattctaagctaagctaaccgtctCCTggcacaaaatatttacatgaGAGTGGCATTAATCTTCTCAGAAAAAGTCTTGCAACAAAAGAGCGTGgtgtgtatttcaggtgtaTTTCTCTAATGTAAAACTTAAACAGGGCTTTTCTATGTGTCTTTGGGAAATCATTTGTGGTTTTAGAACATTGAGTCAGTAAAAGAAAATGCCTTATATTTTTCGAGATAATTTAATAACTGAAAATGTGGGAAGCAAAGCAATGGGAAAGAAACATACTGCTGCGTAATGAGAATTGTTCAAATAAGTTGGGTCAAGTCTGTGGAGGACTAGTGATAACAGCCACATTATTGCCCTGGGATGGTAGATGACTCATTGCTGCCTGCTCGCTCCTCTCTTCTCACGCATCTAGGATTTTCTGGCCTTTCCCCCTCTCCTCATACTTCAGTTACTCATCTGTCCCGTCCTGCCCTTTCTTTCACTCTATCCTCATTCTATTGAGTTTCATCAAAAGACAGCTAGTTAGtttttccttctgtctcttttctctcctccagGTGTCTTCCAGCTGGCAATCTTCACAGAGAAGCCAGGTGTGAGGAGAAAGCAGGGAGGAGAAGACGAGCTGGTTTATCTTGGCTCTCCACACGTCCCTGTGTCTTGTTATGGAGCTTTACTGGTTCCTGTCCTATCGTAATTCTTAGCTTGAGTGGGATTTAGCAGCTAAGTggaaagtcccccccccccgcccctatAGAATATTCAGGCTCAGCGTGACCTGCTGAGTTGGCGTTTGTGATATTTTTAATAACGTAACCTTGGGATGCTTAGCAACGTTTAGCTGCTTTCTTTTCAAAGGTTTGCAAGATGAAACAATCAGAAAAATATATTGagaggactgtgtgggtgtgtaccAGTGTTTGGTTAATTCTTCATGTGCATACATGCTGTTGGGTGAGGTGTTTTATATAGACAGAGCATTCCAAGTGATGAGagacataaagacagacagacaggtattAAAGTGCACATactaaaaaaaagctataattTTGCAGTTTCTACAAAGTACACCACAATATTGGTAATAACGTTGCTCTGATTGCTTTCTGAAACAGCCTGGGGGAcggggggacgggggggacGTTGTGTACATTTGAACTGCTTCAAAATCACAATACGGTTGTAGCGTCTctgtcctgtgagaaccacATATCTCTACAAAGTCAACTTTTCAATATAAACACCCTGGTCTCAGCTTTGTGACAATGAGTCTTCTGGCTGATCCAAGAAGCttttaaaagatttaatttaGCTTAAGAAGTAGAATAATTTACTCAACCCATAAAGGAAAATTCCATCTTTCAGTTTATCAGAAACATTCACATTGGTAAATACACATTTGCATATGAGCTTTATAAATTGCTTAAATGatatttataaatgtatgtgTAGATGCATTTGATGCACAAATTAGAAACTGAGATCGCACACAAGCATCCACTTATATACAATACGTCCATGTGAGCCAAAATAACACTCAAAAGCACAGACAGCTGTGAATTCCTATTTTGAAACCATGAACTACAACATGATCAATACCTGCTTTTGTTAATCAAGTGAAAGAGACTAAGCTGGGCGTCGCCCTGTAAATCAAATACAGGCTGTGTTGAGCAATCACAAGAACCCACAAGTATTTTATGACTGGAGGTTTAACACTGAATAAAAGTGATtagtctttcctttttttacattagtgaaGAGGCACATCTGTTAGCTTTTGACTGTCTGatgcaaagaaaatacaaaagtcCTGGATGAAAAGCAAGCATGCATTAGCCTGAAATAATCCAGACAACGGAACAGTCTACTGCAACACAGCTTTCCAGAaacttatttgttttcatttgaatgagatctgatgatttttttttttaaaacatcaagTTCAGGGACATTCAAATTGAGTTCCTCAATAACCTACAAGAGGGACGTTCCCACAGCTGCCTGTAGATGCCTTCATTAACATCTTTTCAGAGAGAGATAAACAAATCAGCCACAGCCGATGGAAATGGATAGAGAACATCGATGTTACGGGCAATTTGTTTCTCGGCTTTCAGCAGTCTCAATGGACGATTTATATTCCAGGCCTGTTCTGTAGAAATAGGTGTATACAGTATTTGCTTGGCCAGTGTAGTTCTTAGCTAACAGAAAAACAATGGCGTGCTGTGGACCAAACCTGGCAGGATACAGGCAGTAGACACAGACACTTTAAATCTTTCAGACAACTTAACAAAGGGTTAAAGATGTTATATGTTTGGGCATGAGTAATGTTATGAACAGATCATAGAATAAGAATGTCTCATAATCTCATTGCATTGTAATTAAAAAGCAATGGTTGTTGTACATGACTGGTTCCCAGAAAGAGCTTTATTCACTGACCACAACAAGTATTCAACAATTAGATGTCCATTATATCAACTGATTAGTTATGCGTCAACTTTTGGTTTTGCAGTGATGTGTTGCATTTGATTATACCAATATTTTGGGTGGGTGAGGTTTTAGTCAACATGTTATGTGAAATATGTCAAATGCTAATGCCtaggaaattaaagttatttGCAGACCTAAAAGGTACACCGAGACctaattaaaacaacattaGCATTGTTTTAATCTCTTTCTGGTATCCGACAACTGAGCAAAAAAAACTGGCTCCATAGCTGCTTAATGTTCAGCAgctagctagttgctaactttgtccGTCTATATTTTGTTGCTAGGCAGGTAGCATAACATAGCAACAGCTGCTACTGGGAACAATGCTGATGAGACTgctgagagtgaaccaaaaacTGTAGTTAGCAACAGGATCAAGTGTCCATTTATGAGAAATAATGCAAGACTCTGTCTTCTCCTTAAAgatgcaatatgtaatactgaaaACTTAAAATAGTTAcagcagtacaaattcaaagtggtggagagagttgtctcccccgcccccctcctccccagactcggTTTCCAGGGTGAGACCGCAGCATCCACAATGTTGCTAGAGACTTGTATCACCTGGtcagacattacttcacagcacagcggagtagctaacgtcagatgctggctatattgacGGTCATAAAAGCCCATGCACACGCagagctctgtacccaactgacagGTACACTTTTCGGATTAGAATTCcagtaggaaccgctaaaaacccaacagacagacagactgctgAAAATAACATTACCTTGCCATCCTCTCCACCCGACTGAACCAACTtaattggcttagaattaccgCAACAATTGCTAAACACACAGCAAATTTACAGTCATATCTTCCCGATTTACAGGCCCCCTCTCTTGGCGTAAAACAACTCACCGTTGGCGGCTACGCCCGCTGAACATGCTacacgttgtaaacagccgtggcccgcttgcctggtcctccggttacgttagcagttagcagggttagctaTATAATTCAACATTAGAACATAAATGTTGACATAAAATGCCCGTTCCTTGTAGGCGGAATAAATTAACATAAAGCGAACGTCttcctgttcaggaggaaattagccaactctgcTTCCTTTTGGGCATTTCCGATATTTACCCAGGGTTTATTACGTTTCTGCTCACACAACAGAAAGGTCGTGTAAAATATATCTCCGttgatcctgtttgtttgtttgctgctttcatggcagTAACTTTACAGCTGTATCACACcgggtttacgtttttacagataaatctggcaacccggcctggctgtcaaactgggcagttgatgatgaacacacaggccaaaacacaaaattccaaaaggagaaaatagtGGCATTAGCATTgatgtcagaaaagatagtatttcaactgAGCATGTTTCGTTAATATCTGATaatgcattggggtcatttttggatttattacagtaaatatattacatactGGACCTTTAATCATTGTACATTCAATTCACTGTGTGCTCTTATAAGTAGAGTTTTGATAAACAAGTGGACATGTGCGCTGACTGTCATCATCTCATCACTCTAACAGGAAGAGGTTTATTattccaaaacaaaacagatgtgTGCATCTGTGGAGGCGTGTTTGTCGGACTTGGACGTTCATCCCGCTGTTGGTATGTTTTcgggtgtgtgtgcatttctatctgtaagtgtcttccagtacaagtgtgtgtgtggtccattgtttctgtttatagacTCTCTGCCATGATAATGGTCACTTGTTTGTGCTGTTGTGTTTACATGCTTTTATCATCGTTTCGCATCACAAATCTGACCACCATATGTTTAGCAGTTGGAAAGGGATGGCGGATAGGATACATAGTGGTTCCAAATATTAGTTAtcggtttcattaactactaataatcggTTTTGTCTGTGAAAAACCAGGTTTCTTCTCAAGAAAAGAGGGTGTTACAGCAGCTTAGAACTACTCATAGTTTAGGAATGATAAAATCAATAATCACATTTGGGTGTAATACTCAAGTGTATACATAATTTTGGCCAGGTAGTGCATCTCTCTGTCCATGCCTCCTTGCTGAACACTGGCTCTCTGCGTGTTTgccaaaagaggaaaaagtggACTGAACGCTAATTAGTGTAATAAATAAGAACTGGAGTCATGGGCAATTGACTCACGCATGCCCTGTTACAATAGGAAGTTAATTGGATCTGTATTTGTCTGTAGCTTAAATGCAATTAACCAAGGAGTTGTAGTCTTGGTGTAATTACATGTGACATCTTGGAAAATAATCactgtgtattatattattatcatgTGGACAAAATTTTGAAttctgagtaaaaaaaacagttgctaGGAGCATTTTATAGAAACTAATCTGCGACGAAAATTGGTTACTTTTGGTTACGGTACGATTTGAAGACACAGGCCAATATTTTCTTGGATGTATACTTGGTAGGAGACAGACTTATCGCTAAACGGCATTTCAACTTAGGGTGTGGTGCTAAATAATAGTGTATTAATCTTGATTATGAGGATTTAGGACTTTGAAAAGGGACACTACAAGCTTACATCAGTATAATTTAAGGGCAATTTTGCTGCATGGTAACCTCGCCTCAGACACTACGCCTTAGGAAGTGATATAGCAGAAGATGCACACACCAATTCATATTTCCAGAGGTGGTTGTTGCTTCATTTTCAACACCAAGAGAGATTTTATGGCAAACTATTTTCAACAACTGCTGGGGAAACTTTGCCGCTCagacttcatttaaatgtttaaaccACCATATCCACCATGCACCATGTCTCTTTTATGTATCTATTAATAATACATGCTTTTAAACTGGGTTGGATAAAGAAGTGGCACATGTAATGGTTCCATTTGGTCAGATACTGggaaccactagaactgttgggtccttgtaaattatggagtgatttctagacctactctatctgtaaagtgtctcgagataactcttgttatgaattgatactataaataaaattgaattgaaattgaattgaataccgGTAATGGAAAAATCAATACGTCTGACTGATGGCAGATAGAGTTTGAGTTGTCAACtttatttgcaaaataaaataaatgaaacaatttGTTTGCAAACTAACTGGCTTGAAATATGACCATAAACACACTAGTTAGATATGTCcagattgtctttttttctttctttttgatttgtcTTTGCGTTTCAGCTGCGTGCTATGTCATGGTGTGTTTGACAGCTGTGCAGCTTGTTTAAGCAGTAAGACTAAaggagaaaaattgaaaaagataGTGGGAGGCAGTTTGGCAAAGTTACGGCAAACATAATGACACACGGAGAAATCCTCCACCTCTCTACTGTAAGTTTTCACCAACTATCTTTCTGTCTGGATCCATCTGTATGGAAAAGATGGTTAGCTTCGTTGCCAAGtttcacaacacacaaacaactggAGCTCCAGCCAAAGATACTGGCCCTCCCCTCTACCCTCCGCCATCTCTCAACTAAACTCTGGAAGGAATAGATGACATGAGCACATACAGCCATTCAAGATCCAAATTCTActtattttgtaataatttgtattattattcaggattaaacacattttttaacccTGTCTTAAATTGTGTAACACATTTAGTGTTCTGTTTACACCCGTTTCTATTCTGTATTTAAATcatgtgttgtatgtgttttgctttattatgttgtgtttctgtgtcaaaTTGATTGATTGGAGTGCTGATAGCTGCATGGAATGATGTTAAAGGGAATGCAATCTGGGTTgaacagaggaagaagagagaatgAAATTAGGAGGAAAAACTACCGCTGGAGCAGAGAGAAGCAAACGCCATATGTAGCCCGCTGATACGGATACCGGAAATTAGACTTTTTAGGAAGAGTAATAATGAAGTGAATGCAGCTGTTGATCTTAATCTGGCTTTTCACATACAAGTCTGTTGCACATTCTTATGATTGGGTTTCCCAAACTTTCGCCAGCTGGCAGGAAATTTGGATTAATTAGATTTTTAAACGTTGATATGGATTAGTGTGTGCTGTCCACCGCTTTAATGGTTTTGTTGCTTCACAAAGGTGTGATGACCTAATTACTAAATATTAGGGTAAAAATGACAGAATGGATTTCTgagtttatattttaattagtttttggAACAAAAACTGAAGTGTTGGTCCTACTCAGCATGTACAGGGCACTTGGCAAAGTCatctattattcattttttaaagaaagatatTCCCTCTGGCAATTTCTTACCCACCACACATATGCAAATACactaacacacccacacacacacatctctatgACCACAATCAACCTTTGAGtgtcttttcctctctgttccAAACAGGAAAGACTCTGATTATAAACACACAGCAATTATTTATGAGTCAACAGCAAGGAATCCAGTACAATAAATACTTttggtgaaacacagtccaGGAATAATACAAATAGTTTTGAACAAGTGTGAATGATCTCTGAAAACAGTTGATGGTCCCTTGGCTACATCATTGTGGTATGATgtattgaatgtaaaaaaacaaaacacatataaTTTGAAATTCACAATTATaattgcacgcacacacacagaaactttgaaatgaaaaatgactcTAACCTGCAAAACGCAGAGCCATATATTATACCTCTAGTTTGTGCCtcttatataataattatattcaAGTCACAGAGCTATGCAtttcattttctgaaaaaaataaactcagagatatacaaaaaaaacataaggcaCTTGGTGGGTTTATCATTGTTAAAcaattttaacaataaaaaaagaagaagaaaatgtttaTGCTTGCATTACTTCTTAGTAGCCAGCCCATAGAGCCCCATTctgaacccggaaatgttgagtacaccaaagttttattgcataCGTGTGAAGTATGGGTTCCCAGTATACAGAAAATGttggatgctaatttgcatatgttgagcaatttgcataattagcataattagNNNNNNNNNNNNNNNNNNNNNNNNtttgaccacatattttgcactgtatggccaatttctacaatatgtgagtggttttagaggatgctgatttcttttctggcattttcagatttcaaataGCTAATTTTAgtacttattgtgatttattttggtaagttccaattactttcaggcataattataggttattttatggtaaacacaatcttacattaCAGAATCATGAGTGcttttgtgaatgttgatgcattgttttcagggTGTAGTTAAGATAAATCCCctcctgacacttttgaatATCCAATGCTTTAGGATGAATGATGGATCTTTGTTAATTAGcaaaattagcataattagcagaATCGGCCAGATTGACAATAGATTTTGCACAGTGCAATCAGTTTCTACAATATTGGAGTGGTTTAATaggttttagaggatgctgaatTCAATTCTGGCACTTTCAGACTTCAAAATGGTAATTCTACAACAAATTTGGAttaatttaaacacattttttattaacttggGACAAACGTTTAGGTTATTTTCATGGTAAACACTATAATCTCACATTTCAACTCTTGCTCTTTGATGTGAATGTTGATAACCTaagtttgttgacattttttgaggtCCGGTCATGTttttatgcaaataaaatgtgGCAGCTAGCTGTTGAAGTTGTAATAAGTATGTTGTAAAGCAAGGGAGCATAGTCTAGTTTTAAAGTagttgaaacatttaaaaatgtatggaaaACTTAATcattaaaaggaagttttccccAATAGCATGTCTTCTTAACAGAACGCCGGCGTTTATTAACTCATAGCCAAATCGAACAAGCTAATCACAAACCACCAAAACTTTAAGGAACGATAATTTTTGGTACAACATAACTTAAGTTGCGTGTTCTGCAATAGAGCTTGTCGGTACATGATCtgtcctgcgcatgtgcaagatgttaaCGCACGCGCAGATGATATCATGATGAACGCATATTTATGACCTTTACGATACTGAACAATCTGTTCCCGTagatagttaaagaaagtctgttcacCGACactggaaagctaacgttagtttagctgacagctaattcagctaaccaccagctgagacagcatgtaaaagaccctcaaaaccctcataactgttgaaatatataacagctgttacgtcagttctactttacttgtgctcatttaaaatccaatcactcaatacttgtctttattattactgtaaagtcttaatttagctggagctgcttttcctactgtttagtttgaataacgttattttaggctgaatcaaactGTCGGTTAGCAATAAAAGCTGTTAGCTAAATTAGCATAATCTTaccggtggaggctaaccggTCTCTTAGCTAATTCATGGTTCCAGTCTGCCATCCCCAGCCACCAGATGCTGTCATTGCGTCCCGCTCATTTATCGTGGTTTGGCCATCGTCTAGGACAGTGGCAGATCTTGCAGCCAGCATGGGACGTTGGCTTAATTGTTACGACACCCAAACATTTGTCATCTTTGACATATATTTGCAGGTGTCTGCAAAGGACCATGAGAGACATAGAAGAGCaggacagagctccacagagtaCAAGCTCTCATTGATTACACCTCTATCTAGTGGAGACAAAGTCTTAAAAAACAAGCTCAACAAACAAAGGC of the Etheostoma spectabile isolate EspeVRDwgs_2016 chromosome 18, UIUC_Espe_1.0, whole genome shotgun sequence genome contains:
- the LOC116706471 gene encoding leukotriene B4 receptor 1; protein product: MEQLNSTVVISNISSSPGYPSPASWDFRSLAPAVVLSLSFLLGVPGNIAVIILRPNWQQMSRLSQILMLNLAISDLISLLPLPLWIYTLLCSWTLGLVLCKLLAYLAYCSLYSSQMTVTALSVQRYLKVVYLQRYFHHVGLKKLLALLWLAAMILSIHALVHQQLTPDQNWTRCRTGYSSPAQQEAVLLTQTLMGFLCCFVMAFSYIGLHRKVNQAAFFNNPQTTRLITSIIVSFNVLWMPNNITSALGVAAISLKNEGLLKFYMDSKNTAGALVFVNSCLNPLLYAFAFRSQCTVCQRGEH